A genomic segment from Candidatus Thermoplasmatota archaeon encodes:
- a CDS encoding 30S ribosomal protein S12 — protein MGRGLNAARKLKMDRQKLQWHDMHYKRGVLDLKRKTDPLEGSPQGRGIVIEKVGIEAKQPNSAIRKCVRIQLIKNGKMITAFAPGDKAITYIDEHDEVVVEGIGGAMGKSYGDIPGVRYKVTKVNNVSLQEMVRGKVEKPVR, from the coding sequence ATGGGCAGAGGACTTAATGCGGCAAGAAAGCTTAAGATGGACAGACAGAAGCTCCAATGGCATGATATGCATTACAAGAGGGGAGTGCTGGATTTAAAAAGAAAAACGGACCCGCTGGAAGGATCTCCTCAGGGAAGAGGTATAGTTATTGAGAAAGTAGGTATTGAAGCAAAGCAGCCGAATTCTGCAATAAGAAAATGTGTCAGAATTCAATTAATAAAGAATGGAAAGATGATCACTGCCTTCGCTCCCGGCGACAAGGCTATTACATATATAGATGAGCACGATGAGGTCGTAGTAGAGGGAATCGGGGGAGCGATGGGGAAATCCTACGGGGATATTCCCGGAGTAAGATATAAAGTTACAAAAGTAAACAATGTCTCCCTACAGGAAATGGTCAGGGGTAAAGTGGAAAAACCTGTGAGGTGA
- a CDS encoding 30S ribosomal protein S7 has protein sequence MEPENIPPLFGKYDVSGIVIEDKGLARYMNLDTKKLHQHARHANRRFKKANLSIIERLINNMMRTERYTGKKTKAYNTVKMTFDIIHKKTKENPLQIFIKAIENAAPREETTRLFLSGIYIPQAVDSAPLRRLDIALRNICRGAISSTTGSKKRIEACLADEIIKAYKDDPSSFAVSKKGEMERIAKSAR, from the coding sequence ATGGAACCAGAAAATATACCGCCATTGTTCGGGAAATATGATGTATCCGGCATTGTGATAGAAGATAAAGGATTGGCAAGATACATGAATCTGGATACGAAAAAACTTCATCAGCATGCGCGGCATGCGAATAGGAGATTCAAGAAGGCAAATCTTTCTATTATAGAGCGATTGATAAACAATATGATGAGAACAGAAAGATATACGGGAAAGAAAACAAAAGCATATAATACTGTCAAGATGACATTCGATATCATACACAAAAAAACAAAGGAAAATCCTCTCCAGATTTTCATAAAGGCGATAGAAAATGCGGCCCCGAGGGAGGAGACAACCCGCCTTTTTCTTTCCGGAATATACATACCGCAGGCTGTGGACAGTGCACCGCTGCGCCGGCTGGATATCGCTTTACGCAATATTTGCAGGGGGGCGATATCATCTACCACGGGCAGCAAAAAAAGAATAGAGGCATGTCTTGCCGATGAAATAATAAAGGCATACAAAGACGACCCATCCTCGTTCGCGGTGAGCAAGAAAGGAGAGATGGAAAGAATTGCGAAAAGTGCAAGGTGA